The following are encoded in a window of Qingrenia yutianensis genomic DNA:
- a CDS encoding carbohydrate binding domain-containing protein encodes MFKKFTALCIAVIFAVMQAPFACAQTEKKAEVTDFCLYNLQNNPIMGKIEKNTEFYFTANVKNTSGEPLTAKAYLAVFEKGTNALADVFESADLILENGEKSLIRTDGKIPSDIADEYFIKIFVFEKTTLTPLCNAVSFDASGAYETEGYNGGYLSRDIIIDPSFEDDSRSVMGWNPRSASEIQRTADYAFDKNYSCKVSNRVWASDAIRQDITENLKKSGSGEYRVRYSVLTAAVDVNFQIIIALYDKNGVRTSAKPVPWNALYIKTDAEHKNQWMSAEKSVNINVPENFYSAEVYVEMLNNISDFYIDFCSIRKVITYGEYLAENAYFCEIDTARELENLIGKKSDYVSIHPKDTNEVLKNPYKGLNYYTTKLDFSQLNLSGDGAKISNVVYARYGWAALEPEDGVYNFDQIEENINYCAENGMMLGIGIGSTVCYNSASDYRQDTPGWLFTKYGAKSYDLKIGNNYLKIPYYNDAVFLEKMQRFLDKFAERFNGNENIAYVDMRVYGNWGEWHFYSSVFDGYRNSVTYTDEDFKRLVDLFKNFRLPLAMFTSNTMALNYASDTLNAGIRVDGTMNPGERDEHLKLKRFDGKNFAVAEWFAQPETFYPAGTYNGKTYSKGKYSKYFGYLPTFIEKTIREGAVSYISLGYWNPEDFYKMFPDLSKRMANETGYWFKPISFKYPKNFADGYFMMAVKNDGSAPLYAGYKQNSGVKLALADADGNILEKITLDANPKNWKAGEISYITQKISFKNKQNAGHIYLGVFSDADAENPDIKLGITAECKNGWYDICHTENAENTSDNRLYYSSLAFAEDGCGYRDLRYAFDGSADTYFASEVRKGEYFEVDFGEYENISSIVINAKEKTNAKIFVYAKSDGALRKITEINGLNAGENTLTLSCETSKIRFTFGETRLGESIKISSIKMN; translated from the coding sequence ATGTTTAAAAAATTTACGGCTCTTTGCATTGCGGTGATTTTCGCCGTAATGCAAGCCCCGTTTGCGTGTGCGCAGACGGAAAAAAAGGCAGAGGTGACAGATTTTTGTCTTTATAATTTACAAAATAATCCTATTATGGGAAAAATAGAAAAGAATACGGAGTTTTATTTTACCGCAAACGTTAAAAACACAAGCGGTGAGCCTTTAACCGCAAAGGCATATCTTGCAGTGTTTGAAAAAGGTACAAACGCACTTGCGGACGTTTTTGAAAGCGCGGATTTAATCCTTGAAAACGGCGAAAAATCGCTTATCCGCACCGACGGCAAAATTCCGTCCGATATTGCGGACGAATATTTTATAAAAATTTTCGTATTTGAAAAAACAACTCTTACACCGCTTTGCAATGCCGTTTCGTTTGACGCGTCGGGCGCGTATGAAACGGAAGGTTACAACGGCGGGTATCTTTCGCGCGATATAATCATTGACCCGTCGTTTGAAGACGACAGCCGTTCGGTGATGGGCTGGAATCCGCGCAGTGCAAGCGAAATTCAAAGAACCGCCGATTATGCGTTTGACAAAAACTATTCCTGCAAGGTTTCAAACCGTGTATGGGCGAGCGACGCAATAAGGCAGGATATCACCGAAAATCTTAAGAAATCCGGAAGCGGAGAATACCGCGTGCGTTACAGTGTGCTGACCGCCGCGGTAGATGTAAATTTTCAGATTATAATTGCACTGTATGACAAAAACGGGGTAAGAACAAGCGCAAAACCCGTTCCCTGGAACGCACTTTATATAAAAACGGATGCGGAGCACAAAAATCAGTGGATGAGCGCGGAAAAAAGTGTAAATATAAACGTTCCCGAAAATTTTTACAGCGCGGAAGTTTATGTCGAAATGCTTAACAATATCTCTGATTTTTATATTGATTTCTGCTCGATACGAAAGGTTATAACCTACGGCGAATATCTTGCGGAAAATGCGTATTTTTGCGAAATCGACACTGCGCGCGAGCTTGAAAATTTAATCGGAAAAAAATCCGATTATGTTTCAATTCATCCGAAGGATACAAACGAAGTGCTGAAAAACCCGTATAAAGGGCTTAATTATTACACTACAAAGCTCGATTTTTCCCAACTCAATTTAAGCGGTGACGGCGCAAAAATTTCAAACGTTGTCTACGCGCGTTACGGCTGGGCGGCGCTCGAACCGGAGGACGGAGTTTATAATTTTGACCAAATTGAAGAAAATATAAACTACTGTGCCGAAAACGGTATGATGCTGGGTATCGGCATCGGCTCAACCGTGTGCTATAACAGTGCGTCAGATTACCGCCAAGATACCCCCGGCTGGCTTTTTACAAAGTACGGCGCAAAAAGCTACGACCTTAAAATCGGCAATAACTATCTGAAAATTCCGTATTACAACGACGCGGTTTTTCTTGAAAAAATGCAGAGATTTTTGGATAAATTCGCCGAAAGGTTTAACGGCAACGAAAATATTGCCTATGTTGATATGCGTGTTTACGGCAACTGGGGCGAATGGCATTTTTACAGCAGTGTCTTTGACGGTTACAGAAATTCCGTCACATACACCGATGAGGACTTCAAAAGGCTTGTAGATTTATTCAAAAATTTCAGACTTCCGCTTGCAATGTTCACCTCGAACACAATGGCGCTTAATTATGCGTCCGATACGCTTAACGCCGGTATTCGCGTTGACGGAACGATGAACCCGGGCGAGAGGGACGAGCATTTGAAGCTTAAAAGGTTTGACGGCAAAAATTTTGCGGTTGCGGAGTGGTTTGCACAACCCGAAACATTTTATCCGGCAGGCACATACAACGGAAAAACCTATTCCAAGGGCAAATATTCAAAATATTTCGGCTATCTTCCGACATTTATAGAAAAGACAATCCGTGAGGGTGCGGTAAGCTATATTTCGCTCGGATACTGGAATCCCGAGGATTTTTACAAAATGTTTCCCGATTTGTCAAAGCGTATGGCAAATGAAACGGGGTATTGGTTTAAGCCGATAAGCTTTAAATATCCTAAGAATTTTGCGGACGGATATTTTATGATGGCGGTTAAAAATGACGGAAGTGCACCGCTTTATGCGGGATACAAGCAAAATTCGGGCGTAAAGCTTGCGCTTGCGGACGCGGACGGCAATATTTTGGAAAAAATAACGCTTGACGCAAATCCGAAAAACTGGAAAGCGGGCGAAATTTCGTATATTACGCAAAAAATTTCGTTTAAAAATAAGCAAAACGCAGGTCATATCTATCTCGGAGTTTTTTCGGATGCAGACGCAGAAAATCCCGATATTAAGCTTGGTATAACCGCCGAGTGCAAAAACGGCTGGTATGACATCTGCCATACGGAGAACGCGGAAAATACGTCGGACAACAGGCTTTATTATTCGTCGCTTGCCTTTGCCGAGGACGGCTGCGGCTACCGTGATTTACGCTATGCGTTTGACGGCAGTGCCGATACGTATTTTGCGTCCGAGGTGCGTAAGGGCGAGTATTTTGAAGTTGATTTCGGCGAATACGAAAATATTTCAAGTATCGTTATAAATGCGAAAGAAAAAACGAACGCGAAAATTTTTGTGTATGCAAAATCGGACGGTGCTCTGCGAAAAATTACCGAAATAAACGGATTAAACGCAGGTGAAAATACGTTGACATTAAGTTGTGAAACAAGCAAAATTCGCTTTACATTCGGCGAAACGCGCCTTGGCGAAAGCATAAAAATAAGCAGTATTAAAATGAATTGA
- a CDS encoding aspartate-alanine antiporter-like transporter, whose product MHLFNGVISISSVSYLIFSIMAIVALGYLLGRVTVKGISLGTAGVFVISLLYGAFFYEQLANALKTAEIAQQGLKIVENLGLVFFVTSVGFIAGPKFFKNLKQNFKSYILLGVAIILSGGITCVVCYLIGRNFEADHTQFLALIDGLLSGSLTTTPGFSAAKETVKNVYGANANLAAELESAVTVGYGIAYLFGVIGVVLFVQIMPKIVGANMDEERKKLLSVNTGSAAKALGNLIDIDDMGLGAFGLAALIGIIIGNIKIPLSAKGLSGTCFSLTTTGGCLITALVFGHFSRIGKVNVMPPKKTLECLRELGLMIFLIGAGVAGGANFAKYFKPIYFLYGALMTIVPMIVGFIIATKILKLSLLNSLGSITGGMTSTPALGTLIHVAKTEDVASAYAATYPIALLAVVLVSQFMIVIFG is encoded by the coding sequence ATGCACTTATTTAACGGAGTTATTTCCATTTCGAGCGTATCGTACCTTATCTTTTCGATAATGGCGATTGTAGCGCTCGGATACTTACTCGGACGCGTAACCGTGAAAGGCATTTCGCTCGGTACTGCCGGCGTTTTTGTCATTTCGCTTTTGTACGGCGCGTTTTTCTATGAACAGCTTGCAAACGCTTTAAAAACGGCAGAAATTGCACAGCAGGGACTTAAAATTGTTGAAAATCTCGGACTTGTTTTCTTTGTAACCTCGGTAGGATTTATCGCCGGTCCGAAATTTTTCAAAAACCTTAAGCAAAACTTTAAATCGTATATTCTTCTCGGTGTTGCAATCATTCTGTCGGGCGGAATAACCTGTGTGGTTTGCTATCTTATCGGCAGAAACTTTGAAGCCGACCACACACAGTTCCTCGCGCTTATCGACGGACTTTTGTCGGGCTCGCTCACCACAACGCCGGGATTTTCAGCGGCAAAAGAAACGGTTAAAAACGTTTACGGCGCAAACGCAAATCTTGCGGCGGAGCTTGAATCGGCGGTTACCGTCGGCTATGGTATCGCATACCTTTTCGGTGTAATCGGCGTTGTTTTGTTCGTTCAGATTATGCCCAAAATCGTGGGCGCAAATATGGATGAGGAGCGCAAAAAACTTTTGAGCGTAAACACAGGTTCGGCAGCAAAAGCGCTCGGAAACCTTATCGACATTGACGATATGGGACTCGGCGCGTTCGGACTTGCGGCGCTTATCGGAATTATAATCGGAAACATCAAAATTCCGCTCTCGGCAAAAGGACTTTCGGGAACGTGCTTCTCGCTCACCACAACGGGCGGTTGTCTTATCACCGCGCTTGTGTTCGGACATTTCTCGCGTATCGGCAAGGTTAACGTTATGCCTCCGAAAAAGACTCTTGAGTGCCTTCGTGAGCTCGGACTTATGATATTCTTAATCGGCGCGGGCGTTGCCGGCGGTGCAAACTTTGCGAAGTATTTCAAACCGATATACTTCCTCTACGGCGCACTTATGACCATTGTTCCGATGATTGTCGGATTTATAATCGCAACAAAGATTTTGAAGCTGAGTCTGTTAAACTCGCTCGGCTCAATCACAGGCGGTATGACAAGCACCCCTGCGCTCGGCACGCTTATCCACGTTGCAAAAACGGAGGACGTTGCCTCGGCATACGCGGCGACATATCCTATCGCACTTTTGGCGGTTGTGCTGGTGTCGCAGTTTATGATTGTTATATTCGGTTAG
- a CDS encoding FAD-dependent oxidoreductase, protein MYSENFQKSLKAVEEARKENIAYEPKRMTAEEKEKLLASYHPDYKKSEFKKLSFGPNKGEEVPIELCDMLEAHSRISAKDVDLSNIKYDVDVLIIGGGGAGTSAAIEADNAGAKTMIVTKLRMGDANTMMAEGGIQAADKPNDSPAIHFVDAFGGGHYAAKRELLAKLVCDAPEAIGWLNELGVEFDKEPDGTMITTHGGGTSRKRMHAAKDYSGAEIMRTLRDEVLNRGIEVVDFTSAIELILDENGKAAGAVLMNMETKELMVARAKTVIIATGGAGRMHYQGFPTSNHYGATADGLVLGYRAGAKLLYADTLQYHPTGAAFPQQIFGALVTEKVRSLGAKLVNRDGKVFMHPLETRDVAAASIIRECSDRKEGVDTGSGDAVWLDTPMIEAIGGEGTIEKRIPAMMRMFASYGIDIRKEPILVYPTLHYQNGGLDINVDGMTTNVENLYVAGEAVGGIHGRNRLMGNSLLDIIVFGRSAGKNAAAHSKDVKVGALTLEHIAKFDAEREKAGVKTDAVSPMLLPDYRRK, encoded by the coding sequence ATGTATTCTGAAAATTTTCAAAAATCACTTAAAGCGGTTGAAGAAGCAAGAAAAGAAAATATCGCTTACGAGCCGAAACGTATGACGGCGGAGGAAAAAGAAAAACTGCTTGCCTCCTATCATCCCGACTACAAAAAAAGCGAATTTAAAAAGCTTTCGTTCGGCCCGAACAAAGGCGAAGAAGTGCCGATTGAGCTTTGCGATATGCTCGAGGCTCATTCGAGAATTTCCGCAAAGGACGTTGACCTTTCAAACATCAAATACGACGTTGACGTGCTTATCATAGGCGGCGGCGGTGCCGGAACAAGCGCGGCTATCGAGGCGGACAACGCCGGCGCGAAAACTATGATTGTCACAAAACTCCGTATGGGCGACGCAAACACAATGATGGCAGAGGGCGGTATTCAGGCGGCAGACAAACCCAACGATTCGCCGGCAATCCACTTTGTGGACGCATTCGGCGGCGGTCACTACGCGGCAAAAAGAGAACTTCTGGCAAAACTTGTGTGCGACGCTCCCGAGGCTATCGGCTGGCTTAACGAACTCGGCGTTGAGTTTGACAAAGAGCCGGACGGCACAATGATTACCACCCACGGAGGCGGTACATCGAGAAAACGTATGCACGCGGCGAAAGACTATTCGGGCGCTGAAATTATGAGAACCTTGCGCGACGAAGTGTTAAACCGCGGTATCGAGGTTGTGGACTTCACATCCGCGATTGAACTTATTCTCGACGAAAACGGCAAGGCTGCAGGCGCTGTGCTTATGAATATGGAAACAAAAGAGCTTATGGTTGCGAGAGCAAAAACTGTTATCATCGCAACGGGCGGTGCCGGACGTATGCACTACCAGGGCTTCCCGACCTCCAACCACTACGGCGCAACTGCGGACGGTCTTGTTTTGGGCTACCGCGCAGGCGCAAAGCTTTTGTATGCCGACACACTTCAGTATCATCCCACAGGCGCGGCATTCCCCCAGCAGATTTTCGGTGCGCTTGTTACCGAAAAGGTGCGTTCGCTCGGCGCAAAACTCGTAAACAGGGACGGCAAAGTGTTTATGCATCCGCTCGAAACGCGTGACGTTGCGGCGGCGTCCATCATAAGAGAGTGCAGTGACCGCAAAGAGGGCGTTGACACGGGAAGCGGAGACGCGGTTTGGCTCGACACGCCTATGATTGAGGCAATCGGCGGTGAAGGCACAATCGAAAAACGTATTCCTGCAATGATGCGTATGTTCGCAAGCTACGGCATAGACATTCGCAAAGAGCCGATTTTGGTTTACCCCACACTTCACTATCAGAACGGCGGTCTTGATATAAACGTTGACGGTATGACAACAAACGTTGAAAACCTCTATGTTGCAGGCGAGGCAGTCGGAGGAATACACGGCAGAAACCGTCTTATGGGCAACTCACTGCTCGATATTATCGTATTCGGCAGAAGCGCCGGCAAAAATGCGGCGGCTCATTCAAAAGACGTTAAAGTCGGCGCGCTCACACTTGAGCACATTGCAAAATTTGACGCGGAAAGAGAAAAAGCAGGTGTTAAAACAGACGCTGTTTCGCCTATGCTTTTGCCCGATTACCGCAGAAAATAA
- a CDS encoding 4Fe-4S dicluster domain-containing protein, with protein sequence MENMVNVYLFGKQYSVPDNLTIMRAMEYAGYQLVRGCGCRNGFCGACATIYRIKGDKELKTCLACQTKVEDNMYVATLPFFPLVKEVYDIEKVKPTEQIMMQLYPEIYACVGCNACTKSCTQSLNVMQYIAYAQRGEFDKCAEESFDCVMCGVCSSRCPAGISHPQVAMLARRLNGKYLAPKTKHLEDRIKEIKDGTFTELIENLMGKPIDEIKELYNNREIEK encoded by the coding sequence ATGGAAAATATGGTTAATGTTTACCTTTTCGGCAAGCAGTATTCTGTGCCCGATAACCTTACAATAATGCGCGCAATGGAATATGCAGGCTATCAGCTTGTGCGCGGCTGCGGCTGCAGAAACGGATTTTGCGGTGCATGCGCTACCATTTACCGCATAAAGGGCGACAAGGAACTTAAAACTTGTCTTGCTTGTCAGACCAAGGTTGAAGATAATATGTATGTTGCAACTCTGCCGTTCTTCCCTCTCGTAAAAGAGGTTTACGACATTGAAAAGGTTAAGCCGACAGAGCAGATTATGATGCAGCTTTATCCCGAAATTTACGCTTGCGTAGGCTGTAATGCCTGCACAAAAAGCTGTACGCAGAGCCTTAACGTTATGCAGTATATCGCATACGCACAGCGCGGAGAGTTTGACAAATGCGCCGAGGAATCGTTTGACTGCGTTATGTGCGGTGTATGTTCGTCAAGATGTCCCGCGGGAATTTCGCATCCGCAGGTTGCAATGCTTGCAAGACGTCTTAACGGAAAATATCTCGCGCCCAAGACAAAACATCTTGAGGACCGCATAAAAGAGATTAAAGACGGCACATTTACCGAGCTTATAGAAAATCTTATGGGCAAACCCATTGACGAAATCAAAGAACTTTACAATAACAGAGAAATCGAAAAGTAA
- a CDS encoding FAD/NAD(P)-binding protein — MLNEKEALIPVVGVVTDIRIDTPDVKTFRVVTPDGKKAFEHKPGQCAMLSIPGVGEAMFSITSSPTNTEFMEFSIKKCGCVTEWLHSMEVGQQITIRGPYGNAFPVDTEFKGHDMLFIAGGIGLAPLRSVINYCRHYRDRYGKIDIVYGSRSMQDLVDYKEIIDEWSKDEGVNVHLTIDREQPEWNGHVGFVPNYVKELGFSTDKTAILCGPPIMIKFTLAGLQELGFDKTQVYTTMELRMKCGIGKCGRCNIGSKYVCKDGPVFRCDEIDELPDEY; from the coding sequence ATGCTTAACGAAAAAGAAGCGCTTATCCCCGTTGTCGGCGTTGTTACCGACATTCGCATAGATACGCCCGACGTTAAAACTTTCCGCGTGGTAACCCCCGACGGAAAAAAAGCTTTCGAGCATAAACCCGGTCAGTGCGCTATGCTTTCAATCCCGGGAGTCGGCGAAGCGATGTTTTCGATAACCTCCTCGCCCACTAACACAGAATTTATGGAATTTTCCATAAAAAAATGCGGCTGCGTCACCGAATGGCTCCATTCTATGGAGGTAGGTCAGCAGATTACAATCAGAGGACCTTACGGCAACGCATTTCCCGTTGACACCGAATTTAAAGGTCACGATATGCTCTTTATCGCCGGCGGTATCGGTCTTGCACCGCTCCGCTCGGTTATAAACTACTGCCGTCACTACCGCGACAGATACGGTAAAATTGATATTGTGTACGGTTCGAGAAGTATGCAGGATTTGGTGGACTACAAAGAAATTATCGACGAATGGTCGAAGGACGAAGGTGTGAACGTTCACCTTACAATCGACCGCGAACAGCCCGAATGGAACGGACACGTCGGATTTGTTCCGAACTATGTTAAAGAGCTCGGATTTTCCACCGACAAAACCGCGATTTTGTGCGGACCTCCGATTATGATTAAATTCACTCTTGCAGGCCTGCAGGAACTTGGATTTGACAAAACGCAGGTTTACACCACAATGGAACTTCGTATGAAATGCGGAATAGGAAAATGCGGACGGTGCAATATCGGTTCAAAATACGTCTGCAAGGACGGCCCCGTTTTCAGATGCGACGAAATCGACGAGCTGCCCGATGAATACTAA
- a CDS encoding 4Fe-4S dicluster domain-containing protein encodes MRKISADNITALFEKIASGKTLYIPQDTKGGAKFKKFENGSVLSNELNTVRSAKDFFFPQTENLMDFKVEGKNIEVIDTREECEDFVIFGIKACDVKSFDVLDRVFLAEPVDTYYKNRREHGIIMSLACNKPVETCFCHTFGIDASEPDGDVVCYKADGFFYLDAKTEKGENLLKEIDSVTENADETAVDEQKKVIKEFLSRLPLANLTADKFGSGKTKEFFDAPEWSELSESCLGCGTCTFVCPTCQCYDIKDFNTGHGVKRFRCWDSCMYSEFTKMSAGQPRLTQLERFRQRFMHKLVYYPTNNDGLFSCVGCGRCLAKCPIQMNIVKVMKKLGGKANA; translated from the coding sequence ATGCGTAAAATTTCAGCTGATAATATAACCGCGCTTTTTGAAAAAATCGCGTCGGGCAAAACCCTTTATATTCCGCAGGATACAAAGGGCGGTGCAAAATTTAAAAAGTTTGAAAACGGCAGTGTTCTTTCAAACGAGCTTAACACGGTGCGCAGTGCAAAAGATTTCTTCTTTCCGCAGACCGAAAACCTTATGGATTTTAAAGTTGAGGGCAAAAACATTGAAGTTATCGACACGCGCGAAGAATGTGAAGATTTCGTTATTTTCGGCATAAAAGCGTGCGATGTGAAAAGCTTTGACGTTCTCGACCGCGTATTTTTGGCAGAGCCTGTAGACACCTATTACAAAAACAGGCGCGAACACGGCATTATAATGTCGCTCGCGTGCAATAAACCCGTTGAAACGTGTTTCTGCCATACTTTCGGCATTGACGCGTCCGAACCCGACGGCGACGTGGTTTGTTATAAAGCGGACGGATTTTTCTATCTGGACGCAAAAACCGAAAAGGGCGAAAATCTCTTAAAAGAAATTGACAGCGTTACCGAAAATGCGGACGAAACCGCGGTTGACGAACAGAAAAAGGTTATAAAAGAGTTTCTTTCGCGCCTTCCGCTTGCAAATCTTACGGCGGACAAATTCGGAAGCGGAAAAACAAAAGAGTTTTTCGACGCGCCCGAATGGAGCGAGCTTTCCGAGTCGTGCCTGGGCTGCGGAACGTGCACATTTGTGTGTCCCACCTGCCAGTGCTACGATATAAAAGATTTCAACACAGGTCACGGCGTTAAGCGTTTCCGCTGCTGGGATTCGTGTATGTATTCCGAATTTACCAAAATGTCGGCAGGTCAGCCCCGTCTTACCCAGCTTGAACGTTTCCGTCAGAGATTTATGCACAAGCTTGTGTATTATCCCACAAACAACGACGGACTTTTCTCGTGCGTCGGCTGCGGAAGATGTCTGGCAAAATGCCCCATTCAGATGAACATTGTAAAAGTTATGAAAAAGTTAGGAGGCAAGGCAAATGCTTAA
- a CDS encoding 4Fe-4S dicluster domain-containing protein: MQKINREILISKAKELMENGTVNRVLAWGKGEFDYDVTPSVFKDVSSLDDGFVWGSFCGANFSKYLVKETAKDENKVLVFLKPCDSYSFNQLLTEHRFDREKVYAAGIPCDGMLDINKIKEKCDGIVSVAENNGKITVDTLYDGKIELDRNDYLSERCINCKSKKCVAYDELIGENGEVLENTRFDEVEKLEKMTPDERFAFWQNELSRCIRCNACRDVCPACTCEKCVFDNPNSGVENKAASNEFEEKMFHIIRAFHVAGRCTDCGECSRVCPQHIPLHLLNRKFIKDINAFYGDYQAGEEVGSRAPVVNYTTEDIEPGEAVERGEGDA; the protein is encoded by the coding sequence ATGCAAAAAATAAACCGTGAAATTCTCATTTCAAAAGCAAAAGAACTTATGGAAAACGGCACGGTAAACCGTGTTCTTGCCTGGGGAAAGGGCGAATTTGACTACGACGTTACGCCGTCGGTTTTCAAAGACGTATCCTCCCTCGATGACGGCTTTGTATGGGGCAGCTTCTGCGGTGCAAACTTTTCAAAATATCTTGTAAAAGAAACCGCAAAAGACGAAAACAAGGTTTTGGTTTTCTTAAAACCCTGCGACTCGTACAGCTTTAATCAGCTTCTCACCGAGCACCGTTTTGACCGCGAGAAGGTTTACGCGGCGGGTATCCCCTGTGACGGTATGCTCGATATTAACAAAATAAAAGAAAAATGCGACGGTATTGTGTCGGTTGCCGAAAACAACGGCAAAATCACCGTTGACACCTTATACGACGGCAAAATCGAACTTGACAGAAACGACTATCTCTCGGAAAGATGCATAAACTGCAAATCGAAAAAATGCGTTGCGTACGACGAACTTATCGGCGAAAACGGCGAGGTTCTCGAAAATACGCGTTTCGACGAGGTGGAAAAGCTTGAAAAAATGACTCCCGACGAAAGATTTGCTTTCTGGCAAAACGAACTTTCGCGATGCATACGATGCAACGCGTGCCGTGACGTTTGTCCTGCCTGCACCTGTGAAAAGTGCGTGTTCGATAACCCCAATTCGGGCGTTGAAAACAAAGCGGCGTCAAACGAATTTGAAGAAAAAATGTTCCACATTATCCGCGCGTTCCACGTTGCCGGAAGATGTACCGACTGCGGTGAGTGCTCGAGAGTTTGTCCCCAGCACATTCCGCTCCACCTTTTAAACAGAAAGTTTATAAAAGATATAAACGCTTTCTACGGCGACTATCAGGCAGGCGAAGAAGTCGGCTCGAGAGCGCCGGTTGTAAACTACACCACCGAAGATATTGAGCCGGGCGAGGCAGTGGAAAGAGGTGAAGGCGATGCGTAA
- a CDS encoding hydrogenase iron-sulfur subunit: MQVNEYKPLIVAFCCNWCSYAGADLAGNNRLNYPADVKIIRVPCSCRVNPMFILRAFQRGADGVIICGCHPGDCHYTSGNYYTRRRMALLFSMLDYLGIEKERTRVEWVSAAEGAKFAQTMNDFASKVASLGENKRLEDLRCKK; the protein is encoded by the coding sequence ATGCAAGTAAACGAATATAAACCGCTTATCGTTGCGTTCTGCTGTAATTGGTGTTCATATGCAGGCGCAGACCTTGCGGGCAACAACAGACTTAATTATCCCGCGGACGTAAAAATTATCCGCGTTCCCTGCTCGTGCAGAGTAAACCCGATGTTTATTCTCCGTGCGTTTCAAAGAGGCGCCGACGGTGTAATCATCTGCGGATGCCACCCCGGCGACTGCCATTACACCTCGGGAAACTACTACACACGCCGACGTATGGCGCTTTTGTTCTCAATGCTCGACTATCTCGGCATAGAAAAAGAGCGTACTCGCGTTGAATGGGTAAGCGCCGCGGAGGGTGCAAAATTTGCGCAGACTATGAACGATTTTGCGTCAAAAGTTGCGTCACTCGGCGAAAATAAGAGATTGGAGGATTTACGATGCAAAAAATAA